AAAGATCCGTCTGAAGACCTCCAGGAACCGTGATGATCCCTCGACAGCCTCGCCGATCTGCAGGATGATGTTGGAGCCGAGCATCACGTACAGGATACGGACCTCGTCCCGGCGCTCGGGAAGGTCCATCGTTTCAAAGACATGGTCGGCCCCCTCCACCAGCTGGCGGATCGCGCTCACGTGAATACCGATGTCCTTCCAGTAGGACATGTTCGACGAAGAGAACGCCACCCCGTCTGCATAGAGCATGCGAAAGAAGACCTTTCGCACGCCCGCGGCCTGGGTCTCCACGACGGCGGCTTTCTTGGCCTCTTCCAGCCCCTCCGTCGACGCGAGAACGACATAGCGACGGGCCTCACTCATAAGCTCCTCGTCCGTCCGGTCGCGGACAACGGACGTGACAAGCGTGTAGAAGAGAAGGAAGGCGACAAAGGAGGAAACGGTGAATATCCCCGCGTACCAGAGGGTAAGTCTCAGGGCCAGTGTATTGCGGGACCTACGGGTTTTCCCTGAGGACATAGCCTACCCCCCGCACCGTGTGGATGAGCTTGCCGGGAAAATCCCTGTCGATCTTGTCCCGAAGCCTGCATATCCTGGCCTCCACCACGTTCGTCTGGGGATCGAAGTCGTAGTTCCAGACGTGCTCCATGATCATCGTCCTGGAGACCACCCTGCCGGCGTTGCGCATGAGGTATTCGAGAAGCGAGAATTCCATGGGTTGGAGTTCGATCGTCCTGCCGGCCCGTTTTACCTCCCTGCTCACGAGGTTCACCGAGAGGTCTCCCACGGCAAGCCGCGTCGGCTCGGTGATGCCGCTCGCGCGGCGCACCAGCGCCTGGACCCTCGCAAGAAGCTCGGTGAAGGCAAAAGGCTTC
This DNA window, taken from Syntrophorhabdus sp., encodes the following:
- a CDS encoding response regulator transcription factor, coding for MRILLVEDDEKIASFIIKGMKAAGCAVDHVADGREGLTLATTEPYDAAIVDIMLPGLDGLSVVGEMRKGKVATPVIILSARGSVEDRVKGLQTGADDYLTKPFAFTELLARVQALVRRASGITEPTRLAVGDLSVNLVSREVKRAGRTIELQPMEFSLLEYLMRNAGRVVSRTMIMEHVWNYDFDPQTNVVEARICRLRDKIDRDFPGKLIHTVRGVGYVLRENP
- a CDS encoding two-component sensor histidine kinase; its protein translation is MSSGKTRRSRNTLALRLTLWYAGIFTVSSFVAFLLFYTLVTSVVRDRTDEELMSEARRYVVLASTEGLEEAKKAAVVETQAAGVRKVFFRMLYADGVAFSSSNMSYWKDIGIHVSAIRQLVEGADHVFETMDLPERRDEVRILYVMLGSNIILQIGEAVEGSSRFLEVFRRIF